The Vanrija pseudolonga chromosome 1, complete sequence genomic sequence ACCGTTTCTCTACGCTCCCATTTTTTGTGCCTGTCAGGTCCGCTCTTCGGTCCCAGATTGAACTTTGGTTCAGCTCGGTGCCGCGAAGCCTGTGGGAAATCGGGGcaaaggacgacgaggcgacgacgggcttgCTGCGCTTCCTGCTCGAAATCGGAAGGCGGGGGCCGTTGGCGTACGAGGCGCCGTATAGCCTCATTGACGTCAAGGTGAGTTTGCTTGTTTAGCCACCCAGTTCCTGACTTCCGAGACTTTccccgcccttgccgccaagTTGGCGCCCTTCTTCCATCTGCAGCACCCCGTCAAGGGCAGCGTCGAGGGGCCGTGGGCCAAgttggcctcggccaagACACAGAAGCTTGCCCTCGATGTGGCGCGCATCTGGCACACGTTTGACGACACTGGCCGCCTCGATGACGCCGTGTCCATTGTGGTGCAGTCGCATGCCTGGGCACACAGCTACTGGCACCGAACATAATCTCCGCAAGCCGAGGCTCGTCACAAAAAAGGCACGCAACGCACAATGATACCCTGCATCATTTCTCCTGTCCACCAACCATGTACTACAACAATACAAATCTATGCAAACGTGAGCTTGCGCGCCACACTGCGCTCTAATGCTGTTCCGTTGGGAGACTCTGCCTTGCGCTTGGTGCCCGACTCCACCTGTGGCCGCGTGTCCTGAggtgcgacggcgcgcgggcggagCTCTGCCAAAGGCttggggaggaggatgggCGGTGTGGGGCGTGGCGGAGCGGTAAAGAAGGGGTGGTAGAGGGCCTGTGTATATTGTGTTTTTGTTAATTTCGTCTGTTCCTTTCGGAGACTTGTTGTCAAGCACACGCAGCGCTGTGTGTGCGGCACGCACCTTCCTAGCCGTAGGGCGAAGTTTTGGGTCGTAACGCAGTAGTTCTCGGGCGAGGTCCTGGCCGTCCTTGCCCAGCGAGGCGACCATATTCCACCAGGGGTTCTTGGGGTACCCGGGGATCTCGTGGTAGTCTGGCAGCTTTGTGTGGCCCTGAGGGAGGGAACAAGggggggtgagggtgagCGGACGGGACTGTCGGTTGTCCGCGGCAAGCGGAGCGGGACACTACGTACTGGCCAGTCTGTTTCCGTCGGAGAGCCCATGGCATGGAACGTCTTCTTGAGCTGGTCAATGTCCGAGTCGCCCGCGAGGAACGGCACGCGCaacacgagctcgacgaggattGTGCCGATCGACCACATGTCGACTGCGGGCGAGTAGTAGCGCGAGCCCCAGAGCAGCTCGGGTGGGCGGTACCACCTAAAGCAGAGCAGTGGCGTCAGCATcgtcagcagcagcgtcacgCGCTAGCCAAACTCAAACTAGCTGGCGAGACGCCAGACCGCAACGCATAGCATGACGCACCGCGTAATGACCTGACAGGTCATGCGGGACGCCGCGTCACCAAATTCCCGCGCGAGGCCAAAGTCGGCcaccttgagctcgccggTGGAGGCGATGAGCAAGTTGTTTGGCTTGAGATCCTGCGTGGGGCGTGCACGGGTCAGCGCAGAGTTCGcaaccccaccccgccacgCCAAGCTCACACGATGCAGCACGCCGTTGCGGTGGATGTATTCCAGCCCGCGCAGCGACATGGCCATCCACGACTTGATGTCGGCCGTCTGGAAGATGAGCGCCTTGTCGCGGAtcacggcctcgaggtccgTGTCGAGGAACTCGAGGACCAGGTTGACGTTTTGCTTGACGCTGAagacgtcgaggagctggagtCAGCTTCATGAAGATACGTAAGCTCACAGCAATGATGTTCGGGTGGTGCAGCTCCTGCAGGAACTTGACCTCGCGCAAGGCGGTCATGTCCAGCCCGTCCTTCATCTCGCCGACCTTGATCTTCTTGATGGCGACTGGGGGTGAGCGGCGCGGCTTGCGGGCAGCGGCATACCTTTCCTTCCTGTCGCCTTTTCCGTACCTGCGCGTGTCAGCTGCAACTGGGAGCCTTGTATAGCAGACACACCCTTGTACACATTCGCAAAGGTACCCTCTCCGACCTTGACCCCCTTCTCCCCTGTCGCCGTCAGCATCagatcgtcgccgccgcggatcCACACAAAAggtgcgccggcgagcactGCACTCACACCTCTCTGCTCTCTGCTGGTTCTCCAAGGCGGCTAAGTCCATGGCGGTGGAGGATGATGGAGCAAGACAACAACGAGTTTCGTTGGATCCATCGTGAACAAAGCCGtcaccacctccaccttcGCGGCGACTTTGGCGGGAGCAAATCTCGGCAATCTGGTCAATCTCGACAACATGCATCTAACCCAAATAAAAAGGCGATTAACAAGGCGCTCACTTGTGCGCAAGCAGAGCGATAAAGATAACGAGGATGGCAAGGATGAGGGCCACTAGAGAGAACGACACTCCACCAAAGCTGGTCGGGATAACAATCGCCCGTAACGTGTTGTCGGCGCTAGCAGACACGAGGAGGGTTGCGGATGGGTTGAACTTGAGTGCCGTCGGCGGGAAGGAATGTGCTTGCAGAATCTTGAGCAGGGGCTGGGGGAGAGTCAGCCGAGGGCCGGAAGTCAAAACCCACCGCTAGCGTGTTGGTATCCAGCAGGCCGATTGAGAGGTCAGACGAGCCATATGACACGAGATGGCCATTTGAGCTAATGTCAAAGACGGTGACGGGCTTTGACGAGACCTCGCGCTTGGTCGCGAGCTCCCATGCGATGCCCTTGACTTTTGATggcttctcgtcgtcgttcttgTCCTGCGACGGCTCCTGCTGGTCGGAAACAGATGCTGCGTACTTGGCGACGAacgccttgcgcgccttgctcttgcccttgcgcgacggcgagttTGTCGAGTTGAGCACGGCGAAGATGTTGGGGCATGAGGGGATCTCTGGAGAGAACctggggggggggtgggttAGTGTGGGAGGAGCATGGTACCCACCGAGCAGCTCGGAACACGAGCGGGAGGTCGTCGATCGTTGGCAAGGGGATCGACTGGAGAAGGCTGAGCTTGGTCTTCTCGTCCGAGTCAAAGTCGAAGACGTTGATGGCCTTGCTGGTGGTCACAGCAAGCTGGTGGGTCAGAAgagcgcgacgtcgaacACCCACCCATGAACCCTGTGGGCCTCCCcaggcgaggtcgacgagctcgccggcgccaggACTGCGTGGTGAGACGACAATCTCGAGGCTTGGGACCTTGAGAATCGCAAACTCGTCATCTGtcgtgccgacggcgacaaaGCCGGGCGTGATGGCGGTGAGTTTCTGTGCCCGTCAGTCGCTGCCTAACCCCTGCAAACCCACTTGGTATGGGTAGTCGTCCGACCACTTGGCGTGTAGTGTCTGCTGCGACGCGACATACTCGAGCCTGGCATCAGGTCAGCACTGCAGGCCAACAAACGTGCGTACTCTTTCGCGCTGTACGAGAACAGGCGCGCCTGCTGGTTCTGTCCGGCCTCGATGGACGCCTGGGACGCGTTGATGCCCGTCACGAACTGCTTTGCCTAGGCGTCAGCTGTGTCGACGGCTAAACGCACCGCCCGGTCCGTCGCGATCGTCAtcggcgcgtcctcgtcgctgctgagcgcgagctcgaacACGGGCTCAACCTTGCGCCCATCCTTGGACACCTTGACGAGTTTCTGCGCGTGTCAGCCGGCTGCGTCATCGCGTGGGCAGTGTGTGCCGCGACGTACAAACTTGTTGGCGATGCCGCTGCGGcttgcgccgccgccgccgccgaggatggccgtgtcgtcgtctgccCAGTCGAGGCAGTATACGGGGAAGGAGTGTGTTGGGTGCGAGTGGTGGTCGGTGCGCGTCATTGCATAAgtgagtgttgttgttgttgctggtgAATGTGGGTGACTGGGGTTGGAAGAAGTTGAGACTAGTGAGTTTGGGTGAGATGGGGGTAGCGACTGGCTGggacgagctgctgctgcctgccccgCCCATCAACGTCGTCACGTCGGGCGCGTGTCTCCGTCGTAGGACGAAATGGATTGGGAGACACGTCGACCACGTGGAT encodes the following:
- the cdk7 gene encoding Cyclin-dependent kinase 7, whose product is MTRTDHHSHPTHSFPVYCLDWADDDTAILGGGGGASRSGIANKFKLVKVSKDGRKVEPVFELALSSDEDAPMTIATDRAAKQFVTGINASQASIEAGQNQQARLFSYSAKELEYVASQQTLHAKWSDDYPYQKLTAITPGFVAVGTTDDEFAILKVPSLEIVVSPRSPGAGELVDLAWGGPQGSWLAVTTSKAINVFDFDSDEKTKLSLLQSIPLPTIDDLPLVFRAARFSPEIPSCPNIFAVLNSTNSPSRKGKSKARKAFVAKYAASVSDQQEPSQDKNDDEKPSKVKGIAWELATKREVSSKPVTVFDISSNGHLVSYGSSDLSIGLLDTNTLAPLLKILQAHSFPPTALKFNPSATLLVSASADNTLRAIVIPTSFGGVSFSLVALILAILVIFIALLAHKYGKGDRKERYAAARKPRRSPPVAIKKIKVGEMKDGLDMTALREVKFLQELHHPNIIALLDVFSVKQNVNLVLEFLDTDLEAVIRDKALIFQTADIKSWMAMSLRGLEYIHRNGVLHRDLKPNNLLIASTGELKVADFGLAREFGDAASRMTCQVITRWYRPPELLWGSRYYSPAVDMWSIGTILVELVLRVPFLAGDSDIDQLKKTFHAMGSPTETDWPGHTKLPDYHEIPGYPKNPWWNMVASLGKDGQDLARELLRYDPKLRPTARKALYHPFFTAPPRPTPPILLPKPLAELRPRAVAPQDTRPQVESGTKRKAESPNGTALERSVARKLTFA